The Pseudodesulfovibrio sp. zrk46 genome contains a region encoding:
- a CDS encoding OmpH family outer membrane protein, whose amino-acid sequence MKKVLFLAVVLLLCMQTVAFAESKIGAVSMQGVLVNCDYGKAMEARMKAKFEPLQKELEKEAAAIQKLESELKNQDLALKLEAKQDKQREYRRKVRDHQDSAVAFRQKLQAETQKLQQPILEKIIKVINEYGKANGYSMILEMRGVTLFVSDAVDITNNVVDELNKLKKAGK is encoded by the coding sequence ATGAAAAAAGTATTGTTTTTAGCTGTTGTATTGCTGCTTTGCATGCAGACTGTAGCTTTTGCCGAATCTAAGATTGGTGCTGTGAGTATGCAGGGTGTCTTGGTTAATTGTGACTATGGTAAAGCCATGGAAGCAAGGATGAAGGCAAAATTTGAGCCCTTGCAAAAGGAACTTGAGAAGGAAGCTGCAGCAATTCAAAAATTGGAATCTGAGTTGAAGAACCAAGACCTTGCTCTTAAGCTCGAAGCTAAGCAGGATAAGCAGCGTGAGTATCGTCGTAAAGTTCGTGATCACCAGGATAGCGCAGTAGCATTTCGTCAGAAACTTCAGGCTGAAACTCAAAAGCTTCAACAGCCTATTCTTGAAAAGATTATTAAGGTCATCAATGAATATGGTAAAGCTAATGGTTATTCTATGATCCTTGAAATGCGTGGTGTCACATTGTTTGTTTCTGATGCTGTTGATATTACGAATAATGTTGTTGACGAACTGAATAAGCTCAAGAAAGCAGGCAAGTAG
- the lpxD gene encoding UDP-3-O-(3-hydroxymyristoyl)glucosamine N-acyltransferase codes for MQIKLSALADKLGLEYRGEDFEIVGVNTLDKAGPQEISFLVNPKYVAQLETTRAGCVLTSGPYADKVNTALVSSNVYMDLAKIVDFFAEPQGCLHGVSDLAFVHADAELAEDVTIYPFAFVGEGAKIGAGTTIFAGCYIGEKTVVGSNCLLYPNSVVMGGLVVGDNVILQPGAVLGGDGYGYAQTPGGHMKIPQIGNVVVENNVEIGSNTAIDRAALDTTRIGMGSKIDNLVQIGHNVEIGQHCLVIGQVGIGGSTKVGNGVVLAGQVGVADNAVIGDGAMIGAQSGISGKTPAGSKLAGSPAMPAGTFLKAAGVCMPKLPDLFKRVKKLEKELEVVKKAAANGGDNE; via the coding sequence ATGCAAATCAAGTTATCGGCTTTGGCCGACAAGCTTGGGTTGGAATACAGGGGAGAGGATTTCGAAATTGTCGGGGTGAACACTCTTGATAAGGCCGGGCCACAAGAAATCTCTTTCCTGGTTAACCCAAAATACGTAGCTCAATTAGAGACGACTCGGGCCGGATGTGTTCTCACTTCCGGCCCGTATGCCGACAAGGTCAACACTGCACTTGTTAGTTCTAATGTCTATATGGATTTAGCAAAGATCGTAGATTTTTTTGCAGAACCACAAGGATGTCTTCACGGTGTTAGTGACCTCGCATTCGTACATGCAGATGCTGAGCTCGCTGAAGACGTAACGATTTATCCGTTTGCCTTTGTTGGTGAAGGGGCAAAGATTGGCGCTGGTACAACGATTTTTGCTGGTTGCTATATTGGCGAAAAGACCGTTGTTGGATCCAATTGTTTACTCTACCCCAACTCTGTGGTTATGGGGGGGCTAGTTGTAGGGGATAATGTTATTCTTCAGCCTGGGGCTGTTTTAGGTGGTGATGGGTATGGTTATGCCCAGACTCCAGGAGGCCACATGAAGATTCCTCAGATTGGCAATGTTGTCGTTGAGAATAACGTAGAGATTGGTTCAAACACTGCCATTGATCGGGCGGCCCTCGATACCACGCGAATTGGAATGGGATCAAAAATTGATAACCTTGTGCAAATTGGCCATAATGTTGAGATAGGCCAGCATTGCTTGGTTATTGGTCAGGTTGGTATAGGCGGCAGTACCAAAGTTGGGAATGGAGTTGTGCTCGCAGGTCAGGTCGGCGTAGCAGATAACGCTGTAATTGGTGATGGCGCCATGATTGGCGCTCAGAGTGGCATTTCTGGAAAAACACCAGCAGGCAGCAAATTAGCCGGGAGTCCGGCAATGCCAGCTGGCACCTTTCTCAAAGCGGCTGGTGTATGCATGCCTAAGTTGCCAGATTTATTCAAACGAGTAAAAAAGCTTGAAAAAGAACTTGAAGTGGTAAAAAAAGCCGCAGCAAATGGTGGAGACAATGAATAA
- a CDS encoding AsmA family protein, producing the protein MVRRSLVLFLEFCAIVIVVLAIFLFWASYYVDTDEFRERFVGMLEQVTGEKVTLEGEFNIALYPTISLEIIDLVVGGDGDSLPLAKFNNLQVSARLMPLLSERLELRTIVVEGMVVNLVLGRDGILNWQKLIDNQIATYSKYSDKSESARIISLDGFEVLSASIVFRDENDSDAYSFSGIELRTGEIAPGNDISFSAKSNFSWQNGAVKSDFILKGVLDFSQNGHILLTDSNIYASVGGDFLPEGANPGEITASLVVDGDKRSIFLDDVRMRFLGVRAEASLKSGDWEDNLSAQGHIKVRSFVPADILLRYFPNIPISEIKGLQSSSFTSFFKVNDTGIELNQLQAIVDDISVQGHFKIEDFQHPKSSFSLRATDVDLDRYLPLFRTGTPFVWGDFYLSFWEQFNGNGNVLASSFTVLDQKLTNVRLTVDTESDAIKADVVAGFHGVRDLSGNAEFRVGVNENGKVPTFAANMSLRAKSSQEGFPNVDTGTLTVRGEGSVGLTLSVERMDCPPSERSIGVLRHLSGDVELVLGNGEIDYIHDGIMYAYPYTSLDLVTKFMPRNGNGTEHFEFDTNVSVKSLGTKRVRNFSASLSGPISTSVERNYLMSRGLLAKTNISGPLFSAQNSRFNGSGLIRFDTDENRFDASEITVRTLETTIRGNSQFSKSNGTVTGKGRLEIPNANVRRMIFLLSKFAIKTKDPKALSSASLQADFIVNDTEFRLTNLEGQLDGMTFNGNVVGHGLKNPMLAFSLAAGSFDLDRYLPPSRSLSIKGRREENVLPKAPPVDLPLTFLRMLRLNGKAWFEEFKLAKIRARGLSAVVEADDGRIHISKATGKVHGGALTADWTGKVGKNNLSTHLVLHVEDLQSGSLLKDMFSREYIRGEGDIDFDLISFGRTDDEIVANLDGKAWARIRNGSFKFTGYDKPASKVSRHNDTMLPSPKEVERRTSFHKAVGEFTVKKGSFKIDKFRLEAPPVLQSYGQGYFSLPDNIIDMTIRNDFVVVPSVTLQLQGKLSDPKVHIPTGEILDKTVRNILSLPEKSFNFLRDLFQ; encoded by the coding sequence ATGGTCAGACGCTCTCTGGTCTTATTTTTGGAGTTCTGTGCCATTGTTATTGTTGTACTGGCGATATTTCTCTTTTGGGCATCATATTATGTTGATACTGACGAATTCCGAGAGCGATTCGTCGGCATGCTGGAACAGGTGACAGGTGAAAAGGTAACCTTGGAAGGAGAGTTTAATATTGCTCTGTATCCAACAATATCACTTGAGATAATTGATTTAGTTGTAGGTGGCGATGGTGATTCTTTGCCTTTGGCGAAGTTCAATAATCTTCAAGTTAGCGCGCGTTTGATGCCCCTTTTATCTGAACGTTTGGAGTTACGAACGATTGTTGTTGAGGGCATGGTAGTTAACCTTGTTCTTGGCAGAGATGGAATATTAAATTGGCAGAAGCTAATTGATAATCAAATCGCTACTTATTCGAAATATAGTGACAAGAGTGAATCTGCTAGAATTATCTCTTTGGATGGTTTCGAAGTACTTAGTGCTTCAATTGTTTTTCGTGATGAAAATGATAGTGATGCATATTCGTTCAGTGGTATTGAACTGAGAACTGGAGAGATTGCGCCAGGGAATGATATTTCTTTTTCAGCCAAAAGTAACTTCTCTTGGCAAAATGGTGCCGTAAAGTCTGATTTCATTTTGAAAGGAGTGTTGGATTTCAGTCAGAATGGACATATTCTTTTAACAGATTCAAATATTTATGCGTCTGTTGGGGGAGATTTTCTACCAGAGGGGGCTAACCCTGGTGAGATAACAGCTAGTCTTGTTGTGGATGGAGATAAACGTTCTATATTCTTGGATGATGTCCGTATGCGTTTTCTTGGTGTGCGTGCAGAAGCCAGTCTCAAGAGTGGTGATTGGGAAGATAATTTATCAGCTCAAGGGCATATCAAAGTTAGATCATTTGTGCCTGCAGACATCCTATTGAGGTACTTTCCAAACATTCCTATTTCGGAGATCAAAGGGCTGCAGAGCAGCTCTTTTACCAGTTTTTTTAAGGTGAATGACACCGGCATAGAACTAAATCAATTACAAGCCATAGTGGATGACATCTCTGTTCAAGGTCATTTTAAAATTGAGGACTTTCAACATCCGAAAAGTTCATTCTCTTTGAGAGCTACTGATGTTGATCTTGATCGTTATCTTCCATTGTTTAGAACTGGAACTCCATTTGTTTGGGGTGATTTTTACTTGTCTTTTTGGGAACAATTTAATGGGAATGGCAATGTCTTAGCGAGTAGCTTTACTGTTTTGGATCAAAAGCTGACGAATGTAAGACTAACGGTTGATACGGAGAGTGATGCGATAAAGGCTGATGTGGTCGCTGGCTTTCATGGGGTTAGGGATTTATCTGGAAATGCTGAGTTTCGAGTTGGGGTAAATGAGAACGGCAAAGTACCAACATTTGCCGCAAACATGTCGTTAAGGGCAAAGTCTTCTCAAGAAGGTTTTCCTAATGTCGACACGGGAACGTTGACTGTGAGAGGTGAGGGGAGTGTTGGTCTGACTCTAAGCGTTGAGCGGATGGATTGTCCCCCTTCAGAACGCTCAATCGGTGTACTTAGACATCTTAGTGGTGACGTTGAATTAGTGTTGGGGAATGGAGAGATTGACTACATACACGATGGTATCATGTATGCTTATCCATATACCTCATTAGATCTTGTGACTAAATTTATGCCTCGAAATGGAAATGGGACTGAGCATTTTGAATTTGATACAAACGTTAGTGTAAAGAGTCTTGGGACAAAGCGAGTAAGGAATTTTTCGGCTTCCTTGAGTGGCCCAATTAGTACATCGGTAGAGCGCAATTACCTGATGAGCCGTGGCCTGTTGGCGAAAACTAATATTTCTGGACCGTTATTTTCTGCACAGAATAGTCGTTTTAATGGGAGTGGATTGATCCGTTTTGATACCGATGAGAATCGGTTCGATGCTAGCGAAATAACTGTACGCACCCTTGAGACGACTATTCGTGGAAATTCTCAGTTTAGCAAGAGTAATGGTACGGTGACAGGCAAAGGTCGCTTGGAAATTCCCAACGCTAATGTGCGACGTATGATCTTTTTACTTTCCAAATTTGCAATAAAAACAAAGGATCCAAAGGCATTATCCTCGGCTAGTTTGCAAGCTGATTTTATTGTTAATGATACAGAATTTCGTCTTACCAATCTTGAAGGGCAACTGGATGGTATGACATTCAATGGTAACGTCGTTGGGCATGGACTCAAGAATCCTATGCTGGCATTTTCTTTGGCTGCTGGTTCTTTTGATCTCGACCGTTATCTTCCTCCGTCACGTTCTCTATCCATCAAAGGCAGGCGAGAAGAAAACGTTCTTCCAAAAGCTCCACCAGTAGATTTGCCACTAACCTTTTTGCGCATGTTGCGACTTAATGGAAAGGCATGGTTTGAAGAATTTAAGTTGGCGAAAATTCGTGCTCGTGGTTTATCTGCAGTTGTGGAGGCTGATGATGGCAGGATTCATATTTCCAAGGCAACAGGAAAGGTTCATGGTGGTGCTTTAACCGCTGATTGGACAGGTAAAGTTGGGAAGAATAATTTGTCCACTCATCTTGTGTTGCATGTTGAGGATCTTCAATCTGGTAGTCTTCTAAAAGATATGTTTAGTCGAGAATATATTCGTGGAGAGGGAGATATTGATTTCGACTTGATCAGTTTTGGTAGGACTGATGATGAAATTGTTGCCAATCTTGATGGTAAGGCGTGGGCTAGAATTAGAAATGGTTCCTTCAAATTTACTGGATATGATAAACCTGCATCCAAAGTCTCTAGGCATAATGATACAATGCTGCCTTCTCCCAAAGAAGTGGAACGACGAACCAGTTTTCATAAAGCGGTTGGCGAGTTTACTGTAAAGAAGGGGAGCTTTAAAATCGATAAGTTCCGTTTAGAAGCTCCACCAGTATTACAGTCCTATGGGCAAGGTTATTTTAGTTTGCCTGATAATATCATAGATATGACGATAAGAAATGACTTTGTCGTCGTTCCAAGTGTTACCCTGCAGTTGCAGGGTAAACTGAGTGATCCGAAGGTTCATATACCAACAGGTGAGATTTTAGATAAGACTGTCCGAAACATTTTGAGCCTCCCTGAGAAATCTTTCAATTTTCTTCGAGACCTTTTTCAATAG
- the lpxA gene encoding acyl-ACP--UDP-N-acetylglucosamine O-acyltransferase gives MATDIHSTAIIDPSAEIGVDVRIGPYVVVGKDARVGDGTFLESHVVIKDYTELGANNHIHPQAVIGGEPQHTAYKGEKTYTRIGDNNILRECVTIHRGTVQGEGQTVLGSGCMLMAYSHVAHDCNISDNVILANSVQLAGHVEVGRNVIISGMSAVQQFIRIGDYAFLGGHSGYKLDVPPFMLAHGVRGMLFGPNLIGLRRNGFDSTACKGLKKAYKIIFRSGLKKDESLKRVEEEIQGIPEVERLVQFVRESKNGVTPDHKQRSGNSD, from the coding sequence ATGGCTACCGATATACATTCTACTGCCATTATTGATCCCTCCGCAGAGATTGGGGTGGATGTTCGAATCGGTCCGTACGTTGTTGTTGGCAAGGATGCCAGAGTCGGAGATGGTACTTTTCTTGAGTCTCATGTTGTGATCAAAGATTACACTGAGTTGGGGGCCAACAATCATATTCATCCACAAGCTGTAATTGGTGGTGAGCCTCAGCACACTGCGTACAAAGGTGAGAAGACTTATACACGCATAGGTGACAATAATATTCTTCGAGAATGTGTCACTATCCACCGTGGGACCGTCCAAGGCGAAGGACAGACCGTCCTAGGCTCTGGTTGTATGCTTATGGCTTATTCGCACGTAGCCCATGATTGCAATATTAGTGACAACGTCATTCTTGCAAATTCTGTTCAATTAGCAGGTCATGTCGAAGTTGGGCGTAACGTCATTATTAGTGGCATGTCCGCAGTGCAACAATTTATCAGAATTGGCGATTATGCTTTTCTTGGTGGTCATAGTGGGTACAAGCTTGATGTTCCACCATTTATGCTTGCTCATGGAGTTCGGGGTATGCTTTTTGGGCCGAATTTGATAGGCCTTCGTCGAAATGGTTTTGATTCTACGGCTTGTAAAGGTCTAAAAAAAGCGTACAAGATTATTTTCCGATCCGGCCTTAAGAAGGACGAAAGTCTTAAGAGGGTAGAAGAGGAAATTCAGGGAATTCCTGAAGTGGAGCGTTTGGTCCAGTTTGTTCGTGAGAGCAAGAATGGTGTGACTCCTGATCACAAGCAGCGTAGCGGTAATTCAGACTAA
- the fabZ gene encoding 3-hydroxyacyl-ACP dehydratase FabZ — protein sequence MVETMNNESYLDIKMIMNMLPHRYPFLLVDRVTDIVPGESLTAYKNVTMNEPFFQGHFPGLPVMPGVLQLEALAQAGGVFVINSFDEPLEDKVFLFTGLNKVKFRRPVVPGDKLVLKVFYEKHKMNIWRMRGIAEVDGQVTAQGEFSAAIADKGDM from the coding sequence ATGGTGGAGACAATGAATAACGAGTCCTACCTCGATATTAAAATGATCATGAATATGTTGCCTCATCGATACCCATTTTTGCTGGTTGACCGGGTGACAGACATCGTTCCAGGTGAAAGCCTAACGGCATATAAAAACGTGACTATGAATGAGCCTTTTTTTCAGGGGCACTTTCCCGGATTACCGGTTATGCCAGGAGTTTTACAACTTGAGGCTTTGGCTCAAGCCGGTGGAGTTTTTGTAATTAACTCTTTCGACGAGCCTCTTGAAGACAAGGTCTTTTTGTTTACAGGCTTGAACAAAGTAAAGTTTCGACGTCCGGTTGTTCCAGGAGATAAGCTGGTTCTTAAAGTCTTTTATGAGAAGCATAAAATGAATATCTGGCGCATGCGGGGTATAGCAGAAGTAGATGGGCAAGTTACAGCCCAAGGTGAGTTTTCTGCTGCCATAGCTGATAAAGGGGATATGTAA
- the lpxI gene encoding UDP-2,3-diacylglucosamine diphosphatase LpxI (LpxI, functionally equivalent to LpxH, replaces it in LPS biosynthesis in a minority of bacteria.) — MDKSPTTIGLIAGGRQFPILVAQGVKAMGSRLVVAGFTGHTNMDVIEYADVWQELKLGKLGKLISFFKSNNVDKILMAGTINKPKVMDVRHLDMRAIKLIFKQKNKGDSAILGSLAAEFEREGMPVVPAHEFLPDLLTPEGTLTQREPDDREWEDLAFAWKIAKNLGEMDIGQCLVVREGIVSAVEALEGTDATIQRGCKLGGEGCVVIKVFKPGQQEEVDLPSLGLDTIKAMADGGATCLGVEAEKSLFFDREQAISLANKHGIAVVGLSSEKFFS, encoded by the coding sequence ATGGATAAGAGTCCGACCACCATTGGCCTGATTGCAGGAGGCCGACAGTTTCCTATTCTTGTTGCTCAAGGCGTTAAAGCCATGGGGAGCAGGTTGGTGGTGGCCGGTTTCACTGGGCATACTAATATGGATGTAATTGAGTACGCTGATGTTTGGCAAGAACTTAAGCTGGGCAAATTAGGCAAGCTCATTTCCTTTTTCAAATCCAATAATGTGGATAAGATTCTCATGGCTGGGACTATTAATAAGCCGAAAGTTATGGATGTTCGTCATTTGGATATGCGTGCCATTAAGCTTATTTTTAAGCAGAAAAACAAAGGCGATTCAGCCATCCTCGGCAGCTTGGCTGCTGAATTTGAACGGGAAGGTATGCCAGTAGTCCCTGCGCACGAATTCCTTCCAGATCTGTTAACTCCTGAAGGAACTCTTACTCAGCGTGAGCCCGACGACCGAGAGTGGGAGGATCTTGCTTTCGCATGGAAGATTGCTAAAAACCTCGGTGAAATGGATATCGGACAGTGTTTAGTCGTACGGGAAGGTATCGTTTCTGCTGTTGAAGCTCTCGAAGGTACCGATGCTACCATTCAGAGAGGGTGTAAACTTGGTGGTGAGGGATGTGTAGTCATTAAGGTCTTCAAACCTGGCCAACAGGAAGAAGTTGATCTTCCAAGTCTCGGTTTAGACACTATTAAAGCTATGGCCGACGGTGGCGCCACTTGTCTCGGTGTAGAAGCCGAAAAATCTCTCTTTTTTGATCGTGAACAAGCGATCTCCTTAGCGAATAAGCACGGCATCGCTGTGGTTGGTCTTTCTTCCGAAAAATTCTTCTCCTAG
- the bamA gene encoding outer membrane protein assembly factor BamA, translating to MLISKFRSFVTISLVSLIIFLSATVQAADKVTQDVKVAVLPFTVNAGDDLSYLKESLPELLSDRLKEAGFEVVDIEAIGRLIDEKGISSISTKNARELGLLSGASFSVYGSLNQIGDDLTLDARLVDSYGNAPGKKISVTKEGLINLLPAVDDLVDRMKMDLLRLDIIAEVDVEGTKVLDKDVVLMRLTLQKGDMLTAKSVNTALKNIYDLGYFDDVEVKVDTIPDGKKVIFAVKEKPRIQALGVRGSDAIDSEDIIEAISTKKGGVVNPKVLADDIRLIREMYRRDGYYKAKVTHEVEDAGAGVARLTFVIDEGPKLYIQNVVIDGAKQMDPDDIKDVLALKERGMFSWISNSGVLKEELLDRDAAAIQAFYQSKGFIDVKVGRPQVDIKDEGIDVVYQVWEGERYKMGNVLFKGDLIEENEKLLEVISIDQLNADNDYFDRSLLKKDVDKLTTHYNNYGYAYADVKVNIKDKPEEKIVDVVYDITKHQRVHIRRVLVEGNTVTRDNVIMREMRLADGDMFNGKKLTRSTQRLNNLGYFEKVDVSPVPTGNPEEMDLVVKVKDKPTGQISGGIGYSTYDSVYFAANIAESNLFGKGYGLSLNGAFSGKKTAFALQFKNPRVNDTDVGFGAEIYNRSEEFSTYDKKSTGGVFDFSYPIGEYSAVSWGYNAEYYVLDDIDDDASTTIKDDSGAHFLSKLIGTIARDTRDSYQNARTGTRTVFSINFAGGPIGGTDDFVKYTGEYNWWTPAFEEVVFHSKFWAGFVHKNFGGSDIPADERFELGGLSSVRGYSNEAISPLDGEGKTEGGNKAFYLNLEFKRMLSKEYGISTLAFFDAGNAWNEKEMMFSSQVREGNKPALIGLYKSVGAGLNWYSPMGPIGFMYGYGLDKVGTSGRHKFELLMGQQF from the coding sequence ATGCTCATTAGTAAATTCCGCAGCTTTGTGACTATCTCTCTGGTCTCATTGATTATTTTTCTCAGCGCTACTGTTCAAGCTGCAGATAAGGTCACCCAGGATGTGAAGGTTGCGGTGTTACCGTTTACCGTTAATGCTGGGGATGATCTTTCTTATCTCAAAGAGAGTCTTCCTGAACTGTTGTCTGATCGTCTTAAGGAGGCTGGATTTGAAGTCGTCGATATAGAAGCGATCGGAAGATTGATCGACGAAAAAGGGATATCCTCTATTTCAACTAAAAATGCACGAGAACTGGGACTTTTGTCTGGAGCAAGTTTCTCTGTATATGGCTCCTTAAATCAGATTGGTGATGACCTAACTTTAGATGCTCGTTTGGTCGATTCTTACGGAAATGCACCTGGTAAGAAAATATCTGTCACTAAAGAGGGGTTGATTAACCTTTTGCCCGCTGTAGATGACCTTGTAGATAGGATGAAGATGGATTTGCTTCGTCTTGATATAATCGCAGAGGTAGATGTTGAAGGCACAAAGGTCTTGGACAAGGATGTCGTCCTTATGCGTCTAACGCTTCAAAAGGGTGACATGCTAACTGCTAAGTCAGTTAATACGGCATTAAAAAATATTTATGATCTTGGCTATTTTGATGACGTAGAAGTCAAGGTTGACACCATACCAGATGGTAAAAAGGTTATTTTTGCCGTTAAAGAAAAGCCTCGCATTCAGGCATTAGGTGTGCGCGGTTCTGATGCTATTGACTCTGAAGACATTATCGAAGCTATTTCTACTAAAAAAGGTGGTGTGGTAAACCCAAAAGTATTGGCGGATGACATTCGCCTTATTCGCGAAATGTACCGTCGAGATGGATACTACAAGGCTAAAGTTACCCATGAAGTAGAGGATGCTGGAGCAGGTGTAGCTCGTTTAACCTTCGTGATTGATGAGGGGCCAAAACTTTATATTCAGAATGTGGTAATTGATGGTGCTAAACAGATGGACCCTGATGATATTAAGGACGTCTTGGCACTTAAAGAGCGCGGCATGTTCTCTTGGATATCTAATTCTGGTGTACTTAAAGAAGAGCTTCTTGATCGTGATGCTGCTGCTATACAAGCCTTTTATCAGAGCAAAGGCTTCATTGATGTCAAGGTTGGTCGTCCTCAAGTGGATATCAAAGACGAAGGCATTGATGTCGTTTATCAAGTTTGGGAAGGCGAACGTTACAAAATGGGCAACGTTCTCTTCAAAGGTGATCTGATCGAAGAGAATGAAAAGCTACTTGAAGTTATCAGCATCGATCAGCTTAATGCGGATAACGATTACTTTGATAGATCCTTGCTTAAGAAGGACGTAGACAAGCTAACAACACACTATAATAACTATGGTTATGCTTACGCCGATGTTAAGGTTAATATTAAAGATAAACCGGAAGAGAAAATAGTAGATGTTGTCTATGACATAACGAAGCACCAACGGGTACATATTCGTCGAGTACTTGTCGAAGGTAACACTGTTACACGTGATAATGTTATTATGCGTGAAATGCGACTTGCTGACGGTGATATGTTTAATGGAAAGAAACTTACTCGCTCCACTCAACGCCTTAATAATCTGGGTTACTTTGAGAAGGTTGACGTCTCTCCAGTGCCAACAGGTAACCCGGAAGAGATGGATTTGGTAGTTAAGGTGAAAGATAAACCTACAGGCCAAATCAGTGGCGGTATCGGTTATTCGACTTACGATAGCGTGTATTTTGCAGCTAATATTGCAGAAAGTAACTTATTTGGTAAGGGGTATGGACTTAGCTTAAATGGTGCTTTTAGCGGAAAGAAAACAGCATTTGCTCTTCAGTTTAAGAATCCAAGAGTGAATGATACTGATGTTGGTTTTGGTGCTGAAATATATAATCGTAGTGAAGAGTTTTCTACTTACGATAAAAAGAGCACTGGTGGGGTGTTTGACTTTTCGTATCCTATTGGTGAGTACTCAGCTGTGTCGTGGGGGTATAACGCAGAATATTATGTTTTGGATGACATCGATGACGACGCATCAACAACGATCAAAGATGATTCTGGTGCTCATTTCTTGAGTAAGCTTATAGGTACAATTGCTCGGGATACGCGTGATTCATATCAAAATGCACGTACAGGCACACGTACAGTTTTCAGTATCAACTTTGCTGGTGGACCAATCGGAGGTACTGACGATTTCGTAAAGTACACGGGTGAATATAATTGGTGGACTCCTGCCTTTGAAGAAGTTGTTTTCCATTCAAAGTTTTGGGCTGGCTTTGTGCATAAAAACTTTGGAGGAAGCGATATCCCGGCTGATGAGCGTTTTGAGTTAGGGGGGCTCAGCTCAGTACGAGGTTATTCGAATGAGGCAATATCTCCCTTGGATGGTGAAGGTAAAACCGAGGGTGGAAATAAGGCATTCTATTTAAACTTAGAGTTTAAACGTATGCTTAGTAAAGAGTACGGTATCTCCACCTTGGCATTTTTTGATGCAGGTAATGCTTGGAATGAAAAGGAAATGATGTTTTCTTCGCAGGTTCGAGAAGGAAATAAGCCTGCTTTGATCGGTTTGTACAAGAGTGTTGGTGCTGGGTTGAACTGGTATTCGCCAATGGGACCAATCGGTTTTATGTACGGTTACGGTCTGGATAAAGTTGGAACTAGTGGACGTCATAAGTTCGAACTGCTGATGGGGCAACAATTCTAG
- a CDS encoding ARMT1-like domain-containing protein yields MNTSLECMPCFMKMALREARLACPDDEAKHYEILVTWGRMLGELDLSSPPPAIARHLTEMIREQTECGDLYYDDKQAANVRVMELLPSLKQLVEAERAKPKGDPIALSLELAIIGNYIDRGIDLDVDWEAELANVSESLPDDVLSEFKAKLLPGANILILGDNTGEIVLDMLLVEELQKKKCDVTYAVRSKPVINDCTYTDAEMVGMTKLCRVVESGVDTPGTVLNRCLPEFIDRMKDADLIISKGQGNFEALEGNWPEIFCAFKVKCRRVAKDSGLDLNSSAFYITQKDGESCR; encoded by the coding sequence ATGAACACCTCATTAGAATGCATGCCATGTTTTATGAAGATGGCACTCAGGGAAGCTCGGCTTGCCTGTCCTGACGATGAAGCTAAGCATTACGAAATATTAGTGACTTGGGGGCGTATGCTGGGTGAACTAGACCTTAGTTCTCCTCCACCTGCTATTGCTCGACACTTAACAGAAATGATTCGCGAGCAAACGGAGTGTGGTGATCTCTACTATGATGATAAGCAGGCGGCCAATGTTCGTGTTATGGAACTCTTGCCCAGTTTAAAGCAGTTGGTTGAGGCAGAGCGGGCTAAGCCAAAAGGCGACCCCATTGCCTTGAGTTTGGAACTGGCAATAATCGGTAACTATATTGATCGTGGCATTGATCTGGATGTAGATTGGGAGGCTGAATTGGCGAATGTTTCGGAATCACTCCCTGATGATGTCTTATCTGAGTTTAAAGCCAAACTTCTCCCTGGCGCGAATATTCTTATCCTGGGTGATAATACAGGGGAAATTGTTCTTGATATGTTGCTTGTTGAAGAGTTGCAGAAAAAAAAGTGCGACGTCACCTATGCTGTGCGTTCAAAGCCTGTAATTAATGATTGTACTTATACTGATGCTGAAATGGTTGGCATGACTAAATTATGCCGAGTTGTGGAAAGCGGTGTTGATACTCCTGGCACAGTATTGAACAGATGCTTGCCAGAGTTCATAGATCGGATGAAAGATGCTGATTTAATTATCAGCAAAGGCCAAGGCAACTTTGAGGCTCTTGAGGGTAACTGGCCTGAGATATTTTGTGCATTTAAAGTAAAGTGTAGACGAGTTGCGAAGGATTCTGGGTTAGATTTGAATAGTTCGGCATTTTATATCACCCAGAAGGACGGAGAAAGTTGCAGGTAG